A region from the Panicum hallii strain FIL2 chromosome 1, PHallii_v3.1, whole genome shotgun sequence genome encodes:
- the LOC112875409 gene encoding pentatricopeptide repeat-containing protein At1g33350: protein MLSAYVSSAAAAGSHHSSHAHARDALDLFLRMLRRGRPAPNQFVYPLALRAACAVGVHLVRSIHSHACKSGFCEYDVLLTSLLDGYSRYGMMADARKLFDGLTERNVVSWTALVSGYARAGKVGDAIVLFERMPERDVAAWNAIIAGCTQNGLFVEAVGILGRMVGEGFRPNATTVSCVLSACGHLGTLKIGKLIHCYAWRTCVGFGSSVLNGLIDMHGKCGNLKGARWIFNEVSDRSLTTWNSLINCLALHGRSKCAIAVFNAMRDEGVEPDVVTFVGLLNACTHGGFVDEGLRYFELMQHEHGIEPEIEHYGCIVDLLGRAGRFQDALNVISNMRIKSDEVIWGSLLNACRIHRQLELAELAIRKLLELDPNNANYVVMLANVYSEGGLWEEVRKVRKSVKEESIGKKLPGCSWIEVDRKTHRFYSGDDAHPESEDIYDTLDDLAASMEL, encoded by the coding sequence ATGCTCTCCGCCTACGTTTcctccgccgcagccgccggctCACACCATTCCTCCCACGCGCACGCCCGTGATGCGCTCGACCTCTTCCTCCGCAtgctccgccgcggccgcccggcGCCCAACCAGTTCGTGTACCCGCTcgcgctccgcgccgcctgcgccgTCGGCGTTCACCTTGTCAGGTCGATCCATTCCCACGCCTGCAAGAGCGGCTTCTGCGAGTACGATGTCTTATTGACCTCGCTGCTCGATGGCTACTCGAGGTACGGGATGATGGCCGACGCGCGCAAGCTGTTCGACGGTTTGACCGAGAGGAACGTGGTCTCCTGGACCGCGCTGGTGTCCGGGTACGCAAGGGCCGGGAAAGTTGGGGATGCGATCGTGCTCTTCGAGCGGATGCCTGAGAGGGACGTGGCTGCATGGAACGCGATCATCGCAGGCTGCACTCAGAACGGGCTGTTTGTGGAGGCGGTTGGGATTTTGGGGAGGATGGTGGGCGAGGGGTTCCGGCCAAATGCAACCACAGTTTCTTGTGTGCTATCTGCATGTGGGCATCTTGGGACGCTGAAGATTGGGAAGTTGATCCACTGCTATGCGTGGAGGACCTGTGTTGGTTTTGGCTCTTCCGTTCTGAATGGGTTGATCGATATGCACGGTAAATGTGGGAATCTAAAGGGGGCAAGATGGATCTTTAATGAAGTTTCAGATAGAAGCCTGACCACGTGGAATTCTCTGATCAATTGTCTTGCACTACATGGGCGCAGCAAGTGTGCAATCGCTGTGTTTAATGCAATGAGGGATGAGGGAGTTGAACCTGATGTGGTTACTTTTGTTGGACTGTTGAATGCATGCACTCATGGAgggtttgttgatgaaggccTTAGATACTTTGAATTAATGCAGCATGAGCACGGAATAGAGCCAGAGATTGAACATTATGGGTGTATTGTTGACCTTCTTGGCCGGGCTGGACGATTTCAGGATGCACTGAATGTTATCAGCAATATGAGGATCAAATCAGATGAAGTTATATGGGGCTCATTGCTAAATGCATGTAGAATACACAGACAACTAGAACTGGCTGAGCTTGCAATTCGGAAGTTGCTAGAGTTGGATCCAAATAATGCTAACTATGTGGTGATGCTGGCAAATGTATACAGTGAAGGTGGCTTGTGGGAAGAGGTGAGGAAAGTAAGGAAGTCTGTGAAGGAAGAGAGTATTGGCAAGAAGCTTCCTGGCTGTAGCTGGATCGAGGTGGATCGCAAGACACACCGGTTTTACTCTGGTGATGATGCTCATCCTGAGTCAGAGGATATATATGATACTCTTGATGATTTAGCAGCCTCAATGGAATTGTGA